The Nocardioides houyundeii genome includes the window GCAGCAGCACCACCAGCGGCAGGGCGCGGCTCTTGGCTGTGCCCGCCTGGTCGGGCTCGCTGGCCTCCTGGGCGGCCAGGGCGTCGTCGACCTCCTCGTCGGAGTCGGGCTTCCAGAAGCCGGTGCGCAGCAGCAGGCGCATCACGATGCTGGTGACGATGGCGGTGGCCGGGCCGATCACGATGCCGAAGAGCAGCCACGTGCCGAGGGAGACGTCGAGCAATCCGGCGATGGAGATGGCCGCCAGGCCGGGCACCACGAAGACGTAGCCGGCGAAGATCCCCGCGCCCAGGGCCGAGGCCATCAGGGGCAGCCCGTTGCGGCCGAGCCGGGCCGCCGCGGAGCGGGCCACCGGCGCTGCCAGCACCACCTGGACGTCGACGTAGATCGCCGGGAGCACGGTGGAGAGCAGCGTCGACAGCGTGTAGGGAAGCCGGGTCGCGCCCACCACGCGCACCAGCACCTCCACGAGGCGGCGGAAGGCGCCGCCGGCGTGCAGCATCGCCCCGATGAGCACGCCGAACCCGATCAGCAGGCCGACCTCGGCCATGATCTCGCCGAAGCCGGTGGCGATCGCCTCGATCGTCCCGGTGAACCCCACACCGGCGGCCAGGCCGAGGTAGAGGGAGGCGAGGATCAGCGAGATCACCGGGTCGACCTTGAGCCGGATGATCAGTCCGATGGCCAGGACGATCGCGACGACGGTGTGTACGACGACCACGTGGGCTCCTCGGTTCCGAGTTCCGCGGATGCGTCCCGGCGAGCGGGCGCCCGCCCAGTGTGCCCTAGATCACCTCCGATCAGGCGACAGCGACCGGGTGTCGCGCCACGGCTCCGAAGAGGTAGCCCTGCTCGTTGAACGGGACCTGGTCCGGCTGCACGTTGCCCCGGTCGTCGCGGGCCCGGAACCGGATCTCGTGGGCCCCCGGTCCGGCGTGGAACAGGAACGACCACTGCCGTCAGGCCCGCTCCGCGTCGTAGTCGGCCTCCGCATCAGTCCACGTTCCATGACGAGCCTCCGTCCCTAAGTCTAGTAGTTAATTAGAGAATAGGGCTCCGGAGGCGCCGGGCAACCCTCTGAGCGACGCGAATTCGCCAGAAGTTCTCACTGTGCTTACTGGCGGGTTACCGTCGAGGGCGTGGACTTCGTTAAGAGACCGTCCACCCAACCGGCTCCCCGGAGCACAGAGACGTAGGCCACTCGCATATGCCCGAGCTCACCGCAGTCCCCCAGACGGATCACTCCGATGCCCCGACCACCGCTGAGGAGGTAGGACCGGAGGCCGCCCGGGAGGCGTGGGCCGAGGCCGGACGGGCCGTGCTGCTCGACGTCGCCCAGCGCTACCAGGCCGTGATCAGCCACAAGCAGCTCGCGCAGGAGGTCCAGGAGCGGACCGGGATCACCACCACCCGCCTGGTCCACTACTGGATCGGCGACGTGCTCGGTCCGATCGCGACCGAGTGC containing:
- a CDS encoding GntP family permease encodes the protein MVVVHTVVAIVLAIGLIIRLKVDPVISLILASLYLGLAAGVGFTGTIEAIATGFGEIMAEVGLLIGFGVLIGAMLHAGGAFRRLVEVLVRVVGATRLPYTLSTLLSTVLPAIYVDVQVVLAAPVARSAAARLGRNGLPLMASALGAGIFAGYVFVVPGLAAISIAGLLDVSLGTWLLFGIVIGPATAIVTSIVMRLLLRTGFWKPDSDEEVDDALAAQEASEPDQAGTAKSRALPLVVLLLPILVPLVMIAFGAFADLLDFSTPFIAFLGNANFALFVGLLGAYLLSRVTAGLEATRDSMDQGFHTTGEILLITGVGGSLGAVITQTTLDRTLADFFSADSGAPVILSIGLAWFIAALLHLAIGSVSVAAITAAGIIAPILDSLSVSPVVIGLAIASGAMFALQVNSNFFWMFKALLGLSTKGTLKTLTLGTALASVISLPMVVVASLLA